The nucleotide sequence GGACATCCATCAGGTCGGCCTGATCCAGAACCCGCTCACACATCTCGTTCAGGCGATCCACGCCCAGTGGTCCCTGATTGGCCGGAGCCAGGATTCGGAAAGCCCCCAGAGCCAGGAAGGCCTCGGCCACGCCGTCGGACAAGCCAAGCGGCCGGTACCCGTTCTCGATTTCTCCGCGCAAGACATCCCGCAGGCATCCCCGACCGTCCGGGAGCTTCGAGGGCTCGACCCAGCGGAGATCGCCAGCCTCGTCTTGGGCCAAAATGCTCAGGACCGCCTGCCGGTCGCCCTGCCGGACCGCCTCGCTCAAGGCCCGAATTCCGCTCTTCTTGGAGAATCGGAACGGCCTGTTCAGCCCGACCACGGCATCCAGAAGAGGAGGACTCCCCGCGGTCGTCTCCTCCGTCAGAGGCAAGCCGCCGCATAGATTCCAGTCGAGAATGAAGTCGGGCGAGAAACGCTCTGCGCCCCACGGTGGTCCACAGATGTCTCCAAGCACCGTCCCGGGAGCCACCGAGGAAAGCTGGTCCCGATCGCCGACCAGGATCAGTCGGGCCTCGGGACCCAAAGCCCTGAGCGTCTTGGCCATCAAGGGCAGGTCGATCATGGAGGCCTCGTCCACGACCAGAACATCCACAGGCAAGGGGTGCGACTGGCCGTATCGGGGCTGGCCGGTGATGGGGTCGATGCCAAGCAGACGATGCAGGGTCAGGGCCTCCTCCGGGATCTGCCCGGCGATATCCTGATCGAGGTTCAATGAGGATTTCACCCGGCGAACCGATTCCCGAAGGCGGTCCGCGGCCTTGCCCGTGGGCGCAGCCAAAGCCATCCTCAGGCTCCTTTCGGGATGGACCATGAGCAGGAGAGCCAGTACCCCAGCCACCGCCGTCGTCTTACCCGTGCCCGGCCCCCCAGTGACCACGCAGAATCGGCTTCTGGCCGCGGCAAAAGCCGCCAGACGCTGACGGTTCGGGCCATCCTCGCCCCGACACTCCGGGAATATCTGATCCAGTCCGTCCTTCAGGGCAGCCTGGTCTACGGGTGGGGGCCTGTCCCTGACCATGGTCAACAGCATGGCCTGAACGTCGACCTCGTCCTGATGGAATCGCTGGAGATAGAGCCGGTGGCCGTCCAGAATGAGCGGACGAACGTGCTCCGGCTCCCCAACCACCGACGAATACCCGATAGTCTCGGCCCAATCCGAGCCGCCGGGGAGGACGACCCCGGCCTCGTTCAGAGGACGACGAGCCTCCTCCGGCGGATGGTCGAGGTCCAGGCAGGTGTCCCCGACGCTTCCCTGCCGACTGGCCAGGGCTGAGGCCAGGATTAGGCCCATCTCACGGGTCTTGTCCTGGTCGAGCCGGGCCATGTACCCGGCAAAGGCCAGATCCAACTCCGAAAACAGACCAGTTTCGCGGAGGGCCGAGGCCCTCGGATGCGACCAGAACATCGGCTACTGTACCACCCAGACCGTGCAATTCTTGGCCAGATGAATGACCTTGGTAGTCACGCTGCCAAAAAGGAACTCTTCGGCCTTGGAAACGCCCCTCCGACCGATGACCAAAGTGTTATACCCGCCTTCCTCTTGGACCTTGAGGATGTCCCGGGCAATGCTGGTCCCCAAGCTGCACATCTCGGCCATGGGTCGGACCGGGGATCGGCAGCTGGCCATGTAGATCTCCTCGATCCGATCCGGGGACAGACCCTGCTCCCGTAGATGCTCACAGGCCCAGGCCAAAAATTTCTTCATCTCGGCCATGCGCTCCTTGCCAGCCTCGGCCCAGGCCTCCTCGCTGGCGAAGAAATCCCTGTCCGGAGGCCGTTCCACATGGAGCAGAGCCACCACCAGACCGGCCCCTGAAGCCACCAGCCGACCGACATACTCCACGGCCCGGCCCGAATTCTCGGACCCGTCCAAGGCCACCAGGACCTTTTCCGTTGCCATTTCGCCCTCCTTTGTCGTCGCGTTAGTCCGTCACTCCCTGTGAAGCCCAGCCAGGCAGGGCTCTAGTTCGCCCAGCATCTCGTCCACGGTGTCGTAGGTCACCGGCGTCCCCAAAGAAAAATGCATGAGCACCCAGTTCAAATCCGCCGGAACATGGGGGTAGACTTTTCTCAGATTGACCAGACGACTCTTGAAAAGCAGGGAGAAATCATCCTCGTAAAACGGTCCGTCAAGGCAGCCATCGAAGTTTGGCTGCCCCATGGAGTAGGTGGTGCAGAACCCTTTGCCCACCATGTGCAGGAGCAGGTTCCCCAGACCGAACAGATCCAGGCCGAAGGGGTTCTCCCGAAACTCGTAGGTGTAGTCGAAGTCGATCCACCGAAAGGCCCCGGTCTCCCGCTCCCGGAACAGATGGTCACGCCGGATGTCGCCATGGTTCT is from Deltaproteobacteria bacterium and encodes:
- the recD gene encoding exodeoxyribonuclease V subunit alpha — protein: MFWSHPRASALRETGLFSELDLAFAGYMARLDQDKTREMGLILASALASRQGSVGDTCLDLDHPPEEARRPLNEAGVVLPGGSDWAETIGYSSVVGEPEHVRPLILDGHRLYLQRFHQDEVDVQAMLLTMVRDRPPPVDQAALKDGLDQIFPECRGEDGPNRQRLAAFAAARSRFCVVTGGPGTGKTTAVAGVLALLLMVHPERSLRMALAAPTGKAADRLRESVRRVKSSLNLDQDIAGQIPEEALTLHRLLGIDPITGQPRYGQSHPLPVDVLVVDEASMIDLPLMAKTLRALGPEARLILVGDRDQLSSVAPGTVLGDICGPPWGAERFSPDFILDWNLCGGLPLTEETTAGSPPLLDAVVGLNRPFRFSKKSGIRALSEAVRQGDRQAVLSILAQDEAGDLRWVEPSKLPDGRGCLRDVLRGEIENGYRPLGLSDGVAEAFLALGAFRILAPANQGPLGVDRLNEMCERVLDQADLMDVRGEWYQKRPVMVLANSYDTGLFNGDVGLARRVEGRTVVVFPGQGGEWREFSPGRLPETATTFAMTIHKSQGSEFDRVLLVLPDEDFGLLTRELVYTAITRAKSSLILVAKEDILLGAVTRRTRRDSGLRERLWTGL
- a CDS encoding universal stress protein — encoded protein: MATEKVLVALDGSENSGRAVEYVGRLVASGAGLVVALLHVERPPDRDFFASEEAWAEAGKERMAEMKKFLAWACEHLREQGLSPDRIEEIYMASCRSPVRPMAEMCSLGTSIARDILKVQEEGGYNTLVIGRRGVSKAEEFLFGSVTTKVIHLAKNCTVWVVQ